A window from Balearica regulorum gibbericeps isolate bBalReg1 chromosome 1, bBalReg1.pri, whole genome shotgun sequence encodes these proteins:
- the MEST gene encoding mesoderm-specific transcript homolog protein isoform X4 codes for MKEWWVQVGLLSVPLLAIYLHIPPPKLSPALLSWRSSGSFFTYRDQNIFYRDSTGAVGSSDVVVLLHGFPTSSYDWCKIWEGLTQRFHRVIALDFVGFGFSDKPRPHHYSIFEQASIVEGLVRHLGLRHQRINLLSHDYGDTVAQELLHRYEHNKTGSILINSLCLSNGGIFPETHYPRFIQKILKDGGLLSLIITRLMNFFFFSRGLGTVFGPYTQPSQAEFWDMWTAVRTNDGNLVVDSILQYINQRKKHRDRWVGALTSTSVPLHLIYGPLDPVNPHPEFLQLYKARRAQGRTGAPEGKQSTYSGPGVLPSLQR; via the exons ATGAAGGAGTGGTGGGTGCAGGTGGGGCTGCTGAGCGTACCCCTCCTCGCCATCTACCTGCACATCCCGCCCCCCAAGCTCTCCCCGGCTCTCCTCTCCTGGAGGTCCTCTGGAAGCTTCTTCACCTACAGGGACCAGAACATCTTCTACAGAG ATTCGACTGGCGCCGTCGGCAGCTCCGATGTCGTCGTCCTCCTGCATGGCTTCCCAACCTCCAGCTACGACTGGTGCAAG ATCTGGGAAGGGCTGACCCAGCGGTTTCACCGGGTGATTGCTCTGGATTTTGTAGGATTTGGTTTCAGCGACAAGCCT AGGCCCCACCACTACTCCATCTTTGAGCAAGCCAGCATCGTCGAGGGGCTGGTGCGTCACCTCGGCCTCCGCCACCAGAGGATTAATCTCCTGTCCCACGATTACGGGGATACGGTCGCACAGGAGCTGCTGCACAG ATATGAGCACAATAAAACTGGAAGCATCTTGATCAACAGCCTCTGTTTATCCAACGGAG GGATTTTTCCTGAAACGCACTACCCTCGGTTCATCCAGAAG ATCCTCAAGGATGGGGGTTTGCTGTCCCTCATCATCACACGGCTGATGaacttcttcttcttctccagaGG gctcgGGACAGTCTTCGGGCCCTACACGCAGCCTTCGCAGGCAGAGTTTTGGGACATGTGGACGGCGGTGCGGACCAACGACGGCAATCTCGTTGTTGACAG TATTTTGCAGTATATAAACCAGAGAAAGAAGCACAGAGACCGCTGGGTTGGGGCTTTGACGTCCACCTCTGTCCCAC TGCATCTAATCTATGGGCCCCTGGACCCTGTCAATCCACACCCGGAGTTTCTTCAGCTTTACAA
- the MEST gene encoding mesoderm-specific transcript homolog protein isoform X3 — protein MKEWWVQVGLLSVPLLAIYLHIPPPKLSPALLSWRSSGSFFTYRDQNIFYRDSTGAVGSSDVVVLLHGFPTSSYDWCKIWEGLTQRFHRVIALDFVGFGFSDKPRPHHYSIFEQASIVEGLVRHLGLRHQRINLLSHDYGDTVAQELLHRYEHNKTGSILINSLCLSNGGIFPETHYPRFIQKILKDGGLLSLIITRLMNFFFFSRGLGTVFGPYTQPSQAEFWDMWTAVRTNDGNLVVDSILQYINQRKKHRDRWVGALTSTSVPLHLIYGPLDPVNPHPEFLQLYKKVLPTSTVSVLDDHISHYPQLEDPTGFLNAYLNFINSF, from the exons ATGAAGGAGTGGTGGGTGCAGGTGGGGCTGCTGAGCGTACCCCTCCTCGCCATCTACCTGCACATCCCGCCCCCCAAGCTCTCCCCGGCTCTCCTCTCCTGGAGGTCCTCTGGAAGCTTCTTCACCTACAGGGACCAGAACATCTTCTACAGAG ATTCGACTGGCGCCGTCGGCAGCTCCGATGTCGTCGTCCTCCTGCATGGCTTCCCAACCTCCAGCTACGACTGGTGCAAG ATCTGGGAAGGGCTGACCCAGCGGTTTCACCGGGTGATTGCTCTGGATTTTGTAGGATTTGGTTTCAGCGACAAGCCT AGGCCCCACCACTACTCCATCTTTGAGCAAGCCAGCATCGTCGAGGGGCTGGTGCGTCACCTCGGCCTCCGCCACCAGAGGATTAATCTCCTGTCCCACGATTACGGGGATACGGTCGCACAGGAGCTGCTGCACAG ATATGAGCACAATAAAACTGGAAGCATCTTGATCAACAGCCTCTGTTTATCCAACGGAG GGATTTTTCCTGAAACGCACTACCCTCGGTTCATCCAGAAG ATCCTCAAGGATGGGGGTTTGCTGTCCCTCATCATCACACGGCTGATGaacttcttcttcttctccagaGG gctcgGGACAGTCTTCGGGCCCTACACGCAGCCTTCGCAGGCAGAGTTTTGGGACATGTGGACGGCGGTGCGGACCAACGACGGCAATCTCGTTGTTGACAG TATTTTGCAGTATATAAACCAGAGAAAGAAGCACAGAGACCGCTGGGTTGGGGCTTTGACGTCCACCTCTGTCCCAC TGCATCTAATCTATGGGCCCCTGGACCCTGTCAATCCACACCCGGAGTTTCTTCAGCTTTACAA GAAGGTGCTTCCCACGTCCACGGTGTCTGTGCTGGATGACCACATTAGCCACTATCCACAGCTGGAGGATCCCACAGGCTTCCTGAATGCCTATCTGAACTTCATCAACTCcttctga
- the MEST gene encoding mesoderm-specific transcript homolog protein isoform X1, with product MKEWWVQVGLLSVPLLAIYLHIPPPKLSPALLSWRSSGSFFTYRDQNIFYRDSTGAVGSSDVVVLLHGFPTSSYDWCKIWEGLTQRFHRVIALDFVGFGFSDKPRPHHYSIFEQASIVEGLVRHLGLRHQRINLLSHDYGDTVAQELLHRYEHNKTGSILINSLCLSNGGIFPETHYPRFIQKGRETAVIWGTREKALRGGRIYPSVRYRVVPSPFSLLPKILKDGGLLSLIITRLMNFFFFSRGLGTVFGPYTQPSQAEFWDMWTAVRTNDGNLVVDSILQYINQRKKHRDRWVGALTSTSVPLHLIYGPLDPVNPHPEFLQLYKKVLPTSTVSVLDDHISHYPQLEDPTGFLNAYLNFINSF from the exons ATGAAGGAGTGGTGGGTGCAGGTGGGGCTGCTGAGCGTACCCCTCCTCGCCATCTACCTGCACATCCCGCCCCCCAAGCTCTCCCCGGCTCTCCTCTCCTGGAGGTCCTCTGGAAGCTTCTTCACCTACAGGGACCAGAACATCTTCTACAGAG ATTCGACTGGCGCCGTCGGCAGCTCCGATGTCGTCGTCCTCCTGCATGGCTTCCCAACCTCCAGCTACGACTGGTGCAAG ATCTGGGAAGGGCTGACCCAGCGGTTTCACCGGGTGATTGCTCTGGATTTTGTAGGATTTGGTTTCAGCGACAAGCCT AGGCCCCACCACTACTCCATCTTTGAGCAAGCCAGCATCGTCGAGGGGCTGGTGCGTCACCTCGGCCTCCGCCACCAGAGGATTAATCTCCTGTCCCACGATTACGGGGATACGGTCGCACAGGAGCTGCTGCACAG ATATGAGCACAATAAAACTGGAAGCATCTTGATCAACAGCCTCTGTTTATCCAACGGAG GGATTTTTCCTGAAACGCACTACCCTCGGTTCATCCAGAAG GGTCGGGAAACTGCTGTGATATGGGGAACCAGGGAAAAAGCCCTCCGAGGAGGCAGGATTTACCCATCTGTGCGATACCGAGTGGTGCCgtctcctttttcccttctgcccaAGATCCTCAAGGATGGGGGTTTGCTGTCCCTCATCATCACACGGCTGATGaacttcttcttcttctccagaGG gctcgGGACAGTCTTCGGGCCCTACACGCAGCCTTCGCAGGCAGAGTTTTGGGACATGTGGACGGCGGTGCGGACCAACGACGGCAATCTCGTTGTTGACAG TATTTTGCAGTATATAAACCAGAGAAAGAAGCACAGAGACCGCTGGGTTGGGGCTTTGACGTCCACCTCTGTCCCAC TGCATCTAATCTATGGGCCCCTGGACCCTGTCAATCCACACCCGGAGTTTCTTCAGCTTTACAA GAAGGTGCTTCCCACGTCCACGGTGTCTGTGCTGGATGACCACATTAGCCACTATCCACAGCTGGAGGATCCCACAGGCTTCCTGAATGCCTATCTGAACTTCATCAACTCcttctga
- the MEST gene encoding mesoderm-specific transcript homolog protein isoform X2: MKEWWVQVGLLSVPLLAIYLHIPPPKLSPALLSWRSSGSFFTYRDQNIFYRDSTGAVGSSDVVVLLHGFPTSSYDWCKIWEGLTQRFHRVIALDFVGFGFSDKPRPHHYSIFEQASIVEGLVRHLGLRHQRINLLSHDYGDTVAQELLHRYEHNKTGSILINSLCLSNGGIFPETHYPRFIQKGRETAVIWGTREKALRGGRIYPSVRYRVVPSPFSLLPKILKDGGLLSLIITRLMNFFFFSRGLGTVFGPYTQPSQAEFWDMWTAVRTNDGNLVVDSILQYINQRKKHRDRWVGALTSTSVPLHLIYGPLDPVNPHPEFLQLYKARRAQGRTGAPEGKQSTYSGPGVLPSLQR, translated from the exons ATGAAGGAGTGGTGGGTGCAGGTGGGGCTGCTGAGCGTACCCCTCCTCGCCATCTACCTGCACATCCCGCCCCCCAAGCTCTCCCCGGCTCTCCTCTCCTGGAGGTCCTCTGGAAGCTTCTTCACCTACAGGGACCAGAACATCTTCTACAGAG ATTCGACTGGCGCCGTCGGCAGCTCCGATGTCGTCGTCCTCCTGCATGGCTTCCCAACCTCCAGCTACGACTGGTGCAAG ATCTGGGAAGGGCTGACCCAGCGGTTTCACCGGGTGATTGCTCTGGATTTTGTAGGATTTGGTTTCAGCGACAAGCCT AGGCCCCACCACTACTCCATCTTTGAGCAAGCCAGCATCGTCGAGGGGCTGGTGCGTCACCTCGGCCTCCGCCACCAGAGGATTAATCTCCTGTCCCACGATTACGGGGATACGGTCGCACAGGAGCTGCTGCACAG ATATGAGCACAATAAAACTGGAAGCATCTTGATCAACAGCCTCTGTTTATCCAACGGAG GGATTTTTCCTGAAACGCACTACCCTCGGTTCATCCAGAAG GGTCGGGAAACTGCTGTGATATGGGGAACCAGGGAAAAAGCCCTCCGAGGAGGCAGGATTTACCCATCTGTGCGATACCGAGTGGTGCCgtctcctttttcccttctgcccaAGATCCTCAAGGATGGGGGTTTGCTGTCCCTCATCATCACACGGCTGATGaacttcttcttcttctccagaGG gctcgGGACAGTCTTCGGGCCCTACACGCAGCCTTCGCAGGCAGAGTTTTGGGACATGTGGACGGCGGTGCGGACCAACGACGGCAATCTCGTTGTTGACAG TATTTTGCAGTATATAAACCAGAGAAAGAAGCACAGAGACCGCTGGGTTGGGGCTTTGACGTCCACCTCTGTCCCAC TGCATCTAATCTATGGGCCCCTGGACCCTGTCAATCCACACCCGGAGTTTCTTCAGCTTTACAA